A window from Kwoniella newhampshirensis strain CBS 13917 chromosome 3, whole genome shotgun sequence encodes these proteins:
- a CDS encoding inosine triphosphate pyrophosphatase yields the protein MTSFVFVTGNANKLKEVNAILAAGGTGVQVTSESVDVPEVQGSTQEVAIAKCSSAAEKLGTACVTEDTALCFEALGGLPGPYIKDFLGKLGHDGLNTLLSGFPTTRATALCTFAYSPGPGQTPILFEGRTEGNIVPPRGPTHFGWDPIFAPVEGEGLTYAEMDGAKKNAISHRYRALEKLRVYLAEQAKSS from the exons ATGACTTCATTCG TGTTCGTCACGGGCAACGCCAACAAGCTCAAAGAGGTGAATGCGATCCTAGCAGCAGGAGGAACTGGTGTGCAAGTCACCTCGGAGTCTGTTGACG TTCCTGAAGTTCAAGGATCTACGCAGGAAGTGGCCATTGCGAAATGCTCATCAGCAGCTGAGAAA CTCGGCACTGCTTGTGTGACTGAGGATACCGCTTTATGTTTCGAGGCGTTGGGTGGATTGCCAGGTCCTTATATCAAGGATTTCCTCGGCAAACTTGGTCATGACG GCCTCAACACTCTTCTCAGCGGCTTCCCCACCACTCGAGCTACAGCATTGTGCACCTTCGCCTACTCCCCCGGTCCCGGTCAAACTCCCATTCTCTTCGAGGGTAGAACCGAAGGGAACATCGTCCCACCTCGGGGTCCTACTCATTTCGGATGGGATCCAATCTTCGCACCggtcgaaggggaaggtTTGACATACGCCGAGATGGACggggcgaagaagaacgcTATCTCACATAGATACAGAGCGTTGGAGAAGCTTAGGGTTTATCTTGCTGAGCAGGCAAAGTCGTCGTAG